One part of the Stigmatopora argus isolate UIUO_Sarg chromosome 8, RoL_Sarg_1.0, whole genome shotgun sequence genome encodes these proteins:
- the LOC144078979 gene encoding GTPase IMAP family member 9-like — protein sequence MSSYIPTNLRTDSSPLPEIRVVIIGAERDGKSSVANTILTKERFECGRTRTAQSEARHEIVEERKLVVVDVPGWKNSPFLKEIPEWDKDDFKMNPSKCPPGPHAFLLVIAIDSWFSPMEKDTLQEYMKLLGDRVWQHTIVLFTFGDYLGRNTIEQYIESQGEALKWVIEKCHNRYHVINNKARSNITQVMTLIDKIDEMVRANDDPVYRPDNHIFSAIKKKQEEIAKRAVERHRQALEIREQIKAKISGRRHIA from the exons ATGTCTAGCTACATTCCAACAAACCTAAGAACCG ATTCTTCACCGTTGCCTGAAATACGAGTGGTGATCATTGGTGCTGAAAGGGATGGAAAAAGCTCCGTTGCCAACACCATTCTGACTAAAGAGCGATTCGAGTGTGGCAGGACTCGAACAGCTCAAAGCGAAGCTCGACATGAGATCGTGGAGGAACGGAAGCTGGTGGTTGTTGACGTACCAGGATGGAAGAACTCTCCCTTTCTCAAGGAAATCCCAGAATGGGACAAGGATGATTTTAAGATGAATCCCTCCAAGTGTCCTCCCGGTCCGCATGCTTTTCTTCTTGTCATAGCCATCGATTCCTGGTTTTCGCCCATGGAAAAGGATACCCTGCAAGAATATATGAAGTTGTTAGGGGATCGGGTTTGGCAACACACCATTGTGCTCTTCACCTTTGGGGATTATCTGGGCCGAAACACTATTGAGCAATACATTGAGAGTCAAGGTGAAGCACTCAAATGGGTAATAGAAAAGTGTCACAACAGGTACCACGTGATCAACAACAAAGCCAGGAGCAACATAACGCAGGTCATGACGCTGATAGACAAGATTGATGAGATGGTGAGGGCCAATGATGATCCCGTCTACAGGCCGGACAACCATATCTTCTCAGCCATTAAGAAGAAGCAAGAAGAAATAGCAAAGAGGGCTGTTGAAAGACACAGGCAAGCCTTGGAAATAAGAGAGCAAATCAAAGCCAAAATTTCAG GGCGCCGCCATATcgcctag